A single genomic interval of Noviherbaspirillum cavernae harbors:
- the ctaD gene encoding cytochrome c oxidase subunit I: protein MSTTAVDHAHDHSHDHAHDHPHGWQRWLFATNHKDIGTLYLWFSFVMLMAGGVLALGIRAELFQPGLQLVKPEFFNQLTTMHGLIMVFGAIMPAFVGFANWMVPLQIGASDMAFARMNNFSFWLLPPAALLLAGSFLVPGGATAAGWTLYAPLSTQMGIGMDMGIFAMHIMGASSIMGSINIIVTILNMRAPGMTLMKMPMFCWTWLITAYLLIAVMPVLAGAITMTLTDRHFGTSFFNAAGGGDPVMYQHIFWFFGHPEVYIMILPAFGIVSQIIPAFARKQLFGYASMVYATASIAILSFIVWAHHMFTTGMPVTAQLFFMYATMLISVPTGVKVFNWIATMWKGSMTFETPMLFAVGFIFVFTIGGFTGLILAVTPIDIQMQDTYYVVAHFHYVLVAGSLFALFAGYYYWGPKWTGFMYNETRGKIHFWGSLITFNITFFPMHFLGLAGMPRRYADYPAQFTDFNMIASIGAFGFGLMQVYFLFAVVLPSIKGGKKAGDKPWDGAEGLEWTVPSPAPFHTFEVPPTVK, encoded by the coding sequence ATGAGCACCACCGCAGTCGATCACGCACACGATCATTCTCACGACCACGCGCACGACCATCCCCACGGCTGGCAGCGTTGGCTGTTTGCAACCAACCACAAGGACATCGGTACGCTGTACCTGTGGTTTTCCTTCGTCATGTTAATGGCAGGTGGCGTGCTGGCGCTGGGTATCCGCGCCGAGCTGTTCCAGCCCGGCCTGCAACTGGTAAAGCCTGAATTCTTCAACCAGCTGACCACGATGCACGGCCTGATCATGGTGTTCGGCGCGATCATGCCGGCCTTCGTCGGCTTCGCGAACTGGATGGTGCCGCTGCAAATCGGTGCGTCCGACATGGCATTCGCCCGGATGAACAACTTTTCATTCTGGCTGCTGCCGCCGGCTGCGTTGCTGCTGGCCGGCTCGTTCTTGGTGCCGGGTGGTGCGACTGCTGCCGGCTGGACGCTGTATGCACCGCTGTCGACCCAGATGGGTATCGGCATGGACATGGGTATCTTCGCGATGCACATCATGGGCGCATCGTCGATCATGGGTTCGATCAACATCATCGTCACCATCCTGAACATGCGCGCTCCGGGCATGACGCTGATGAAGATGCCGATGTTCTGCTGGACATGGCTGATTACCGCCTACCTGCTGATCGCCGTGATGCCGGTACTTGCAGGTGCAATCACGATGACCTTGACCGACCGTCACTTCGGCACGTCCTTCTTCAACGCCGCTGGCGGCGGTGATCCGGTGATGTACCAGCACATTTTCTGGTTCTTCGGCCACCCCGAGGTCTACATCATGATCCTGCCGGCGTTCGGCATCGTGTCGCAGATCATTCCGGCCTTCGCTCGCAAGCAACTGTTCGGCTATGCATCGATGGTGTATGCAACTGCATCGATCGCGATCCTGTCGTTCATCGTCTGGGCGCATCACATGTTCACCACGGGCATGCCGGTGACGGCGCAGTTGTTCTTCATGTACGCGACCATGCTGATCTCGGTGCCGACTGGCGTGAAAGTGTTCAACTGGATCGCGACGATGTGGAAAGGCTCGATGACCTTCGAGACGCCGATGCTGTTTGCTGTCGGCTTCATCTTCGTGTTTACGATAGGCGGTTTCACTGGTCTGATTCTCGCCGTGACGCCGATCGACATCCAGATGCAGGATACCTATTACGTGGTCGCGCACTTCCACTACGTGCTGGTCGCCGGCTCGCTGTTCGCATTGTTCGCCGGTTACTACTACTGGGGTCCGAAGTGGACCGGCTTCATGTACAACGAAACGCGCGGCAAGATCCATTTCTGGGGTTCGCTGATCACCTTCAACATCACCTTCTTCCCGATGCATTTCCTGGGGTTGGCCGGTATGCCGCGTCGCTATGCTGACTACCCGGCGCAATTCACCGATTTCAACATGATTGCGTCGATCGGTGCGTTCGGCTTCGGGTTGATGCAGGTATATTTCCTCTTCGCAGTTGTATTGCCGTCCATCAAGGGGGGCAAAAAGGCGGGCGACAAGCCGTGGGACGGTGCAGAAGGTTTGGAGTGGACTGTTCCTAGTCCGGCCCCCTTCCATACGTTTGAAGTACCGCCTACAGTGAAATGA
- a CDS encoding cytochrome oxidase small assembly protein encodes MSDQKKPSNLKTALILLIVALMFFLGLFVKRLWLS; translated from the coding sequence ATGTCTGATCAAAAGAAGCCGAGCAATCTCAAGACCGCCTTGATCCTGTTGATTGTTGCGTTGATGTTTTTCCTCGGCCTGTTCGTCAAGCGGCTTTGGTTGAGCTGA
- a CDS encoding cytochrome c oxidase assembly protein produces MESRDQDNGASIRKLNVQMLGKLLVIAVLMFGFGYALVPVYKKICEVIGVNILTPKDVTVEDVKNTQIDKSRTITIEFDANAQGPWRFRPTVASMQVHPGEMAQVMYEVVNTQERNIDAQAIPSYAPQQATPYFKKMECFCFKQQTLGPNEAKQMPVVFFIDPALPKDVKTITLSYTFFEIGGPGKKSS; encoded by the coding sequence ATGGAATCGCGTGATCAAGACAATGGGGCTTCAATCCGCAAGCTGAATGTCCAGATGCTGGGCAAGCTGCTGGTGATTGCGGTGCTGATGTTCGGCTTCGGGTATGCACTGGTGCCGGTATATAAAAAGATATGTGAAGTCATTGGTGTCAACATCCTGACCCCGAAAGATGTGACGGTCGAGGATGTCAAGAACACGCAGATAGATAAAAGCCGCACCATCACCATTGAGTTTGATGCAAATGCGCAAGGGCCATGGCGTTTCCGTCCGACGGTCGCCAGCATGCAGGTGCATCCAGGTGAAATGGCGCAGGTGATGTACGAGGTCGTGAATACGCAAGAGCGCAACATTGATGCGCAGGCGATTCCAAGCTATGCGCCGCAGCAGGCGACACCGTATTTCAAGAAGATGGAGTGCTTCTGCTTCAAGCAACAAACGCTCGGCCCCAATGAGGCAAAGCAGATGCCGGTGGTGTTCTTTATTGATCCGGCGCTGCCGAAGGATGTGAAGACGATTACCCTGTCATATACCTTTTTTGAAATCGGCGGGCCGGGCAAGAAATCAAGCTAG
- a CDS encoding DUF2970 domain-containing protein yields MDDLKKTVQRKASFGATVKAVFWSFFGVRKKSDYEKDAQQLNPVHVIIAGVIGAMVFIAILLIIVNSVVAK; encoded by the coding sequence ATGGATGATTTGAAGAAAACGGTGCAACGCAAGGCATCCTTTGGCGCGACAGTAAAAGCGGTATTCTGGTCGTTTTTCGGAGTGCGAAAGAAAAGCGATTACGAGAAGGATGCGCAGCAACTCAATCCCGTGCATGTAATTATTGCCGGTGTGATTGGAGCCATGGTTTTTATCGCGATACTGTTAATCATCGTCAACAGTGTCGTTGCAAAGTAA
- a CDS encoding cytochrome c oxidase subunit 3, protein MSSQHASAPYYFVPGPSKWPVLAGVSLLVTMVGASAWVNGIGWAPAVNVIGILALIVVLYKWFGDAIAESEGGLYSSRIDVSYRWSMSWFIFSEVMFFAAFFGALFYARAITMPWLADFDHKVLWPDFAAQWGNTPAGTVDPFVKMGPFWVPTINTALLLTSGVTLTISHHAIRAGQRGKTALFLFATILLGAIFMGFQVYEYMHAYSELNLKLTSGIYGSTFYMLTGFHGFHVTMGAVMLAVVLYRVLKGHFTAEQHFAFEGAAWYWHFVDVVWLGLYVVVYWL, encoded by the coding sequence ATGAGTTCTCAACACGCTAGTGCGCCGTACTACTTCGTACCCGGCCCATCCAAATGGCCGGTCTTGGCGGGCGTATCGCTGTTAGTCACGATGGTTGGCGCGTCGGCGTGGGTCAATGGCATCGGCTGGGCGCCAGCCGTCAACGTGATCGGTATCCTGGCACTGATCGTCGTACTGTACAAATGGTTTGGCGATGCGATTGCCGAATCCGAGGGGGGGCTGTACAGCAGCCGCATTGACGTCTCGTACCGCTGGAGCATGAGCTGGTTCATTTTCTCCGAAGTCATGTTCTTCGCCGCCTTCTTTGGTGCGTTGTTCTACGCTCGCGCCATCACCATGCCTTGGCTGGCCGATTTCGATCATAAAGTGCTGTGGCCGGATTTCGCTGCACAGTGGGGGAATACGCCGGCCGGAACTGTCGATCCGTTTGTGAAGATGGGGCCGTTCTGGGTTCCCACCATTAACACGGCCTTGTTGCTGACGTCGGGTGTCACCCTGACTATCTCGCATCATGCAATCCGTGCCGGTCAACGTGGCAAGACGGCGCTCTTTTTGTTTGCAACAATTCTGCTTGGCGCAATATTCATGGGCTTCCAAGTTTATGAATATATGCATGCCTACAGCGAATTGAATTTGAAGTTGACGTCAGGTATCTATGGTTCGACCTTCTACATGCTCACAGGTTTCCATGGCTTCCACGTGACCATGGGGGCGGTCATGCTGGCCGTCGTGCTGTACCGCGTATTGAAGGGGCATTTCACAGCCGAGCAACATTTCGCGTTTGAAGGAGCCGCCTGGTACTGGCACTTTGTCGATGTGGTCTGGCTTGGTCTGTATGTTGTCGTGTACTGGCTGTAA
- a CDS encoding twin transmembrane helix small protein has product MKIFVAVAFILIIASLASALVFLMRDKGKSNRTVKALAFRVGFSVALFALILIAHQLGWIQPTGIR; this is encoded by the coding sequence ATGAAAATATTTGTTGCCGTAGCCTTCATACTCATTATTGCGAGTCTTGCTTCCGCCTTGGTGTTTCTCATGCGGGACAAAGGAAAGAGCAATCGAACAGTCAAGGCATTGGCATTCCGCGTCGGATTCTCCGTGGCGCTGTTCGCATTGATACTGATTGCGCACCAACTCGGCTGGATCCAACCGACCGGGATTCGATAG
- a CDS encoding SURF1 family protein, with translation MRIKFRFGWGPFVAAAMAIAVGVSLGQWQMRRAADKEAIERHLSAQEDAPPILLDDVTRTMGALEYRRVIVRGEFVRDWAVYLDNRPHNGAAGFYMLMPLKIAGSDSHVLVARGWVKRDLTDRKKLPPIVVPPGIVEIQGVVRRNAGRVLQLGTPEALHPNAIVQNLDIQALAQAANMPIQPFMIEQLNDTHDGLMRDWPRPSSGIDKHFGYAFQWYALAATAFVFFLVTGFRRGRQ, from the coding sequence ATGCGAATTAAATTCCGCTTCGGATGGGGGCCATTTGTTGCTGCCGCGATGGCGATTGCGGTCGGAGTGTCGCTGGGGCAGTGGCAGATGCGCCGCGCGGCGGACAAGGAAGCCATAGAGCGGCATTTGTCTGCACAAGAGGATGCACCTCCGATTTTGCTGGACGATGTCACAAGGACAATGGGCGCGTTGGAGTACCGGCGAGTAATTGTCCGTGGGGAATTTGTCCGGGATTGGGCGGTCTATCTGGACAATCGCCCGCACAATGGCGCAGCTGGATTTTACATGTTGATGCCGTTGAAAATTGCCGGATCTGATAGTCATGTGCTGGTGGCGCGGGGGTGGGTAAAGCGCGATCTCACAGACAGGAAGAAGCTGCCGCCGATAGTTGTTCCGCCGGGTATTGTCGAGATTCAGGGCGTGGTGCGGCGCAACGCTGGCAGGGTGCTGCAGCTCGGTACGCCGGAAGCACTTCACCCGAATGCAATTGTGCAAAATCTGGATATTCAGGCATTGGCGCAAGCGGCAAACATGCCGATCCAACCATTTATGATCGAGCAGCTGAACGACACGCATGATGGTCTGATGCGCGATTGGCCGCGGCCATCCAGCGGCATCGACAAGCATTTCGGCTACGCGTTTCAATGGTATGCGCTGGCGGCAACGGCTTTCGTATTTTTTTTGGTAACGGGATTTCGACGTGGAAGACAATAA
- a CDS encoding SCO family protein yields MEDNKQQRTGRWKLFAVIAICAAPMIASYLTYFVIKPEGRTNYGSLLDPRTYPMPALGTTTLDGKAVVLDDYKGKWIMLQVNDGDCQEPCQTKLYEMRQLRLTQGKDKDRIERVWLVTDNQPVETRLIREYDGTHILRANPNALKAWLPVDNGTTPADHIYMIDPLGNLMMRFPKDADPNKIKKDLNKLMKASRIG; encoded by the coding sequence GTGGAAGACAATAAGCAGCAAAGGACTGGACGCTGGAAGCTTTTTGCGGTGATTGCCATCTGCGCGGCACCGATGATCGCCTCCTATCTCACTTATTTCGTGATCAAGCCGGAAGGGAGGACCAATTATGGTTCGCTGCTCGACCCGCGAACGTATCCTATGCCCGCACTCGGCACGACTACTCTGGATGGCAAGGCGGTCGTGCTGGACGACTACAAAGGCAAATGGATCATGTTGCAGGTTAACGATGGCGACTGCCAGGAGCCATGCCAGACAAAGCTCTACGAGATGCGCCAGCTTCGTCTCACGCAAGGCAAGGACAAGGACCGCATTGAACGCGTCTGGCTGGTCACCGATAATCAGCCGGTGGAAACCAGGCTGATCCGCGAATATGACGGTACGCACATTCTGCGCGCCAACCCCAATGCGTTGAAGGCATGGCTGCCCGTCGACAATGGCACAACGCCCGCCGACCATATTTACATGATTGATCCATTGGGCAACCTGATGATGCGCTTCCCGAAGGATGCCGATCCCAACAAGATCAAGAAGGATCTCAACAAGCTGATGAAGGCATCGCGGATAGGATGA
- a CDS encoding COX15/CtaA family protein, producing MLFQLAIKGLLVALLAFTIVWVSGDRNKYRKLLWVTLFLTFDLIMFGAFTRLTDSGLGCPDWPGCYGHANPLQAHASISAAEAAQPTGPVTVVKAWIEMTHRYLAMGVGVLIIAAMVVAWRGWIKSRRSDMRFSPWFPTMLFVFVCIQGAFGAWTVTLKLQPVIVTIHLLLGMGLLAMLTWMAARQSEHAPIDASVANLRIPAAFALLLLLFQIALGGWVSTNYATLACMDFPLCQGQAWPNMDFANGFTLWRHLGKTADGDYLPFPALTAIHWTHRSFAFVVFAFVGWLAFRALEVGGLQKTARWLLAMLGIQLATGLLTIYLNWPLALAVAHNGGAALLVLLLVMLNYKARIPAQTAAKPAATRLSTAQFN from the coding sequence ATGCTGTTTCAACTGGCAATCAAGGGCCTGCTGGTCGCGCTCCTGGCATTCACCATCGTCTGGGTATCCGGCGACAGGAACAAGTACCGCAAACTGCTGTGGGTGACGCTGTTTCTCACCTTCGATCTGATCATGTTCGGCGCCTTCACGCGCTTGACCGACTCCGGCCTTGGCTGTCCGGATTGGCCCGGATGCTACGGCCATGCCAATCCGTTGCAGGCTCATGCCTCCATCAGTGCGGCGGAAGCGGCGCAGCCGACCGGCCCGGTCACGGTCGTCAAGGCATGGATCGAAATGACTCATCGTTATCTGGCAATGGGCGTCGGCGTGTTGATCATTGCCGCGATGGTGGTTGCATGGCGTGGCTGGATCAAGTCGCGCCGCAGCGACATGCGCTTTTCGCCCTGGTTTCCGACCATGCTGTTCGTGTTCGTCTGCATTCAGGGCGCGTTCGGCGCGTGGACGGTCACGCTGAAGCTGCAACCAGTCATCGTGACGATCCATTTGCTGCTTGGCATGGGCTTGCTTGCAATGCTGACATGGATGGCGGCGCGGCAGAGCGAGCATGCGCCGATTGACGCATCCGTCGCGAATCTGCGCATTCCCGCCGCCTTCGCATTGCTGCTGCTGCTGTTCCAGATCGCGCTCGGCGGCTGGGTCAGTACCAATTACGCCACGCTTGCCTGCATGGATTTCCCGCTCTGTCAGGGACAGGCATGGCCGAACATGGATTTTGCCAACGGCTTCACGCTATGGCGTCATTTGGGAAAAACTGCGGATGGTGACTACTTGCCGTTTCCCGCATTGACCGCAATTCACTGGACGCATCGCAGTTTTGCGTTTGTCGTGTTCGCCTTCGTCGGTTGGCTCGCGTTCCGTGCGCTGGAGGTTGGCGGATTGCAGAAGACCGCGCGCTGGTTGCTGGCAATGCTCGGCATTCAGCTTGCGACCGGCCTGCTGACCATCTATCTGAACTGGCCGCTCGCGCTTGCGGTAGCCCACAACGGCGGCGCGGCGCTCCTCGTGCTGCTGCTCGTCATGTTAAACTACAAGGCTCGAATTCCGGCGCAAACCGCTGCAAAACCAGCCGCTACGCGGTTGTCAACCGCTCAATTCAATTGA
- the cyoE gene encoding heme o synthase, with protein MNILTVHPNRIAQYWALTKPRVTQLAVFCAVIGMFLAVPDLPNWKIVVAATIGIWLLAGAAFAVNCLVEREIDSRMARTARRPMARGEITVTQTLVFSGVIGGLGMWVLYHFVNPLTMWLTFATFVGYAVIYTIILKPATPQNIVIGGLSGAMPPALGWAAVANDVPMQAWILVLIIFVWTPPHFWALALYRRDDYAKSGLPMLPVTHGLKFTQFHILLYTIALVATTMLPYAVQMSGLIYLASASVLGAIFLWYAWQVYRHYTDLIARKTFAYSIIYLSLLFVALLVDHYFRF; from the coding sequence TTGAATATCCTGACCGTTCATCCCAACCGTATTGCGCAATACTGGGCGCTGACCAAGCCGCGAGTAACCCAGCTCGCGGTATTCTGCGCAGTGATCGGCATGTTCCTCGCGGTTCCCGATCTGCCGAACTGGAAAATCGTGGTGGCCGCCACGATCGGGATCTGGCTGCTGGCGGGAGCGGCGTTTGCCGTGAACTGCCTGGTCGAGCGCGAAATCGATTCCCGCATGGCGCGTACCGCCCGCCGCCCCATGGCGCGCGGCGAAATCACCGTCACGCAGACACTTGTCTTTTCCGGCGTCATCGGCGGCCTCGGCATGTGGGTGCTGTACCACTTCGTCAATCCATTGACCATGTGGCTGACCTTCGCCACCTTCGTCGGTTATGCGGTGATCTACACGATCATCTTGAAACCGGCCACGCCGCAGAATATCGTGATCGGCGGGCTGTCCGGCGCGATGCCGCCGGCGCTGGGCTGGGCGGCGGTTGCCAACGACGTGCCGATGCAGGCATGGATACTCGTTCTGATCATTTTTGTCTGGACCCCGCCGCATTTCTGGGCGTTGGCGCTCTACCGTCGCGACGACTATGCGAAATCCGGGCTGCCGATGCTGCCGGTGACGCATGGACTGAAGTTCACGCAATTTCATATCCTGCTGTACACCATTGCACTCGTCGCAACGACGATGCTGCCGTATGCGGTGCAAATGAGCGGCCTGATCTATCTCGCCAGCGCTTCCGTGCTGGGTGCGATCTTCCTGTGGTACGCATGGCAGGTGTATCGCCATTACACCGATCTCATCGCGCGCAAGACCTTTGCCTACTCGATCATCTATCTGTCGCTGCTGTTCGTCGCGCTGCTGGTCGACCACTATTTCAGGTTCTGA
- a CDS encoding SCO family protein: MMLSPVKSPFKNTDVTGLEYAKDFTLTDHNGKQRTLADFKGKAVVVFFGYTHCPDVCPTTMAEMSAVMKDLGSQADKVQVLFITVDPERDTPELLSKYVPAFDSRFLGLSGDKASIDKVAKEFKLYYQKVPGKEPGSYTMDHTSGSYVFDPQGRIRLFVRHGQGAEPIAHDLKLLLS, encoded by the coding sequence ATGATGCTATCGCCGGTAAAGAGTCCCTTCAAGAATACCGATGTCACCGGACTCGAGTATGCAAAGGACTTCACGCTGACCGACCACAACGGCAAGCAACGCACACTGGCCGACTTCAAGGGCAAGGCGGTGGTGGTGTTCTTCGGCTATACGCATTGTCCCGACGTGTGCCCGACGACCATGGCCGAAATGTCGGCGGTGATGAAAGACCTCGGGTCGCAGGCGGACAAGGTGCAGGTCTTGTTCATTACCGTCGATCCGGAGCGGGACACGCCGGAGCTCTTGTCGAAGTATGTTCCTGCATTCGATTCGCGCTTTCTCGGTTTGAGCGGCGACAAGGCGTCGATTGACAAGGTCGCGAAGGAGTTCAAGCTCTATTATCAGAAGGTGCCGGGCAAGGAGCCGGGCAGCTACACGATGGATCATACTTCCGGCAGCTATGTGTTCGACCCGCAGGGACGCATTCGCCTGTTTGTCCGACATGGGCAGGGTGCCGAGCCGATTGCGCATGATCTGAAACTGCTGTTGTCATAA
- the rpoH gene encoding RNA polymerase sigma factor RpoH, whose product MKESPAQAALVPFGNSAMALGFSGSLGNIEAYISAVNRLPMLSHEEEVSLARRLRDKNDLGAAQKLVLSHLRLVVSIARGYLGYGLPHADLIQEGNIGLMKAVKRFDPDQNVRLVSYAMHWIKAEMHEYILKNWRLVKVATTKAQRKLFFNLRSHKESLDAMTPAQVDDLAKSLNVKREEVIEMETRMSGRDIALEAQSDDEDDKFAPIAYLSSDANEPTRALEAQQYDRMQSEGLATALGKLDARSRRIVEARWLANDDGSGATLHELADEFGVSAERIRQIESSALKKMKGTLAAYA is encoded by the coding sequence ATGAAAGAATCGCCTGCACAAGCTGCATTGGTTCCTTTTGGCAATAGCGCAATGGCGCTCGGTTTTTCCGGCAGCCTCGGCAACATTGAAGCGTATATCTCGGCCGTCAACCGCCTGCCGATGCTGTCGCACGAGGAAGAGGTTTCTCTCGCCCGCCGCCTGCGCGACAAGAATGATCTTGGTGCCGCGCAAAAGCTGGTGTTGTCTCATTTGCGCCTCGTCGTATCGATCGCCCGCGGCTATCTCGGCTACGGCCTGCCGCACGCCGACCTGATCCAGGAAGGCAATATCGGCTTGATGAAGGCGGTCAAGCGCTTCGATCCCGATCAAAACGTGCGCCTGGTGTCCTACGCGATGCACTGGATCAAGGCAGAGATGCATGAGTACATCCTGAAGAACTGGCGTCTCGTGAAGGTTGCAACGACGAAGGCGCAGCGCAAACTGTTCTTCAATCTGCGCAGCCACAAGGAAAGCCTGGATGCGATGACGCCGGCGCAGGTTGATGATCTGGCGAAATCGCTGAACGTCAAGCGCGAAGAAGTCATCGAGATGGAAACCCGCATGTCGGGCCGCGATATCGCGCTGGAAGCGCAAAGCGACGACGAAGACGACAAGTTCGCGCCCATCGCGTATCTGTCGTCCGATGCGAACGAGCCGACCCGGGCGCTGGAGGCGCAGCAGTATGACCGCATGCAGTCGGAGGGCCTGGCAACCGCACTCGGCAAACTGGATGCCCGGTCCCGCCGCATCGTCGAGGCACGCTGGCTGGCCAACGATGACGGCTCCGGCGCGACGCTGCATGAGCTGGCGGACGAATTCGGCGTATCGGCCGAACGCATTCGCCAGATCGAAAGCTCAGCCTTGAAAAAGATGAAAGGTACACTGGCGGCGTACGCTTAA
- a CDS encoding cell division protein FtsX: protein MRTWLRQHFSAFSAALNHLRKMPGSFALNTLVVAIALSLPFAGLTVLENVRPVSEQFAVEPEISIFMAMDTARERVTALAPQIRRVVQETGSAGKLEFVPRERALTMLKAKTGLSDALTTLGENPLPDAYVLKLAGFQNASDATKADAIAARLKALPGVEYVQVDSAWVKRLAALMHVLRLALAFLAMTLGVVVVAVVFNTIRLQVMTQREEIEVSRLFGATDSYIYRPFYYSGALLGALAGVVALGMVALALHPLNQAITEFARLYASEFRLAPLNPVSTAGLLAMSALLGLSGGLLSVRQHLSRLS, encoded by the coding sequence ATGAGGACTTGGCTCCGGCAGCATTTTTCCGCATTTTCGGCAGCATTGAACCATCTGCGCAAGATGCCTGGCAGTTTCGCGCTGAACACGCTGGTCGTGGCGATTGCCTTGTCGCTGCCCTTCGCCGGCCTGACCGTGCTGGAAAACGTACGCCCGGTATCGGAGCAGTTCGCGGTCGAGCCGGAGATCAGCATTTTCATGGCAATGGATACTGCGCGCGAACGCGTCACGGCGCTTGCGCCGCAAATCCGGCGCGTCGTGCAAGAGACGGGAAGCGCAGGCAAGCTGGAGTTCGTACCGCGGGAACGCGCGCTCACGATGCTGAAGGCAAAAACCGGTCTGTCTGATGCCTTGACGACCCTGGGTGAAAATCCATTACCGGATGCCTATGTCCTCAAATTGGCCGGTTTCCAGAACGCATCCGATGCAACGAAGGCCGACGCCATTGCAGCAAGACTGAAGGCCCTGCCGGGCGTCGAGTACGTGCAAGTCGATTCGGCTTGGGTGAAGCGCCTCGCCGCATTGATGCATGTATTGCGTCTGGCACTGGCATTCCTCGCCATGACGCTGGGCGTGGTGGTGGTGGCAGTGGTATTCAACACGATCCGGCTGCAAGTCATGACGCAGCGGGAGGAAATTGAAGTGTCGCGCCTGTTTGGCGCCACCGACAGCTATATTTACCGTCCTTTTTACTATAGTGGTGCATTGCTGGGAGCATTGGCCGGCGTGGTGGCATTGGGTATGGTGGCACTGGCATTGCATCCCCTGAACCAGGCCATAACGGAGTTTGCGCGCCTCTACGCCTCCGAGTTTCGGCTGGCTCCCTTGAATCCCGTGTCCACTGCGGGGCTGCTTGCGATGAGTGCCCTCCTGGGCCTGTCGGGCGGACTGCTTTCCGTTCGACAACATCTTTCACGGCTGTCATAG
- a CDS encoding cell division ATP-binding protein FtsE: MIEFQKVSKQYSGKSMALSDITLSIPKGELFFLSGPSGAGKSTLLKMIAALERPSAGILTVNGQDIGRIKPSGLPYLRRNLGLIFQQQRLLSDRNVLTNVMLPLIVVGTAKSDAEKRARAALDKVGLLDKALFAPLSLSGGEQQRVAIARAIVNKPQVILADEPTANLDRASATKVLDALKSFHGVGATCIISTHDEQILAGAQRVIYLNQGKLAASESAAFGERGNA; encoded by the coding sequence ATGATTGAATTTCAAAAGGTGTCGAAGCAGTATTCCGGCAAATCGATGGCGCTGTCCGATATCACGCTGTCGATTCCGAAAGGGGAGCTGTTTTTCCTGTCCGGCCCTTCCGGCGCCGGCAAATCGACCCTGCTGAAAATGATTGCTGCGCTGGAACGTCCGAGTGCCGGCATTCTCACCGTCAACGGCCAGGACATTGGCCGCATCAAACCGTCCGGCCTGCCTTACCTGCGACGCAATCTTGGATTGATTTTCCAGCAGCAGCGCCTGCTGTCCGACCGCAATGTGCTGACCAATGTCATGCTGCCGCTGATCGTCGTCGGAACCGCGAAATCCGACGCGGAGAAACGTGCGCGCGCCGCACTGGACAAGGTGGGCCTGCTGGACAAGGCCTTGTTCGCCCCCCTGAGCCTGTCGGGTGGCGAGCAGCAGCGGGTGGCAATTGCCCGCGCGATCGTGAACAAGCCGCAAGTCATCCTCGCCGATGAACCCACCGCCAATCTCGACCGCGCCAGCGCAACGAAAGTGCTCGACGCGCTGAAGTCGTTTCACGGCGTCGGCGCCACCTGCATCATTTCCACGCATGACGAACAGATTCTGGCCGGCGCACAACGCGTGATTTACCTGAACCAGGGAAAACTCGCCGCGAGCGAGAGCGCTGCGTTTGGCGAAAGGGGCAACGCATGA